AACACCAATTCTCTCTTTTCTAAGATTTCTTTTTTCCATCTTTAAAACTGACTATAGAATTATTGTAATTCTCTTTTTGTTAATTCTGTTGCAATTCTTGCTACAGTTCTTCTTAAACCTCTCAATTGCAACGGATTCTCCAAAGGAGTTATTGCGTGAGCCATTTTAAGATCAGTATAATTCTTTTGCAACGCTCCAAGCTTCTCATTAAGATCCGCTATAGATAATTCTTTTATTTCAGATTGTTTCATTTTATTTAGAATTATGCGTTAATATCAAAATCTCTTGCTACTACAAACTTCGTTTTTACTGGAAGTTTTTGTGCTGCTAAACGTAAAGCTTCTTTTGCAACATCCATTGGTACACCACCAATTTCAAACAAAATTCTACCTGGTTTAATAACTGCAACAAAATGATCTGGAGCTCCTTTACCTTTCCCCATACGTACCTCTAAAGGTTTCTTTGTGATAGGCTTGTCTGGAAATACTTTAATCCATAACTGACCTTCTCTTTTCATATGACGAGTTGCCGCGATACGAGCTGCTTCTATTTGACGAGAAGTTAACAAGTTCTGGTCTAAAGATTTGATACCAAACATTCCATTAGAAAGTTGATTTCCTCTACCAGAAAT
The nucleotide sequence above comes from Polaribacter butkevichii. Encoded proteins:
- the rpmC gene encoding 50S ribosomal protein L29, giving the protein MKQSEIKELSIADLNEKLGALQKNYTDLKMAHAITPLENPLQLRGLRRTVARIATELTKRELQ
- the rplP gene encoding 50S ribosomal protein L16; amino-acid sequence: MLQPKRVKYRKVQKAKGNMTGISGRGNQLSNGMFGIKSLDQNLLTSRQIEAARIAATRHMKREGQLWIKVFPDKPITKKPLEVRMGKGKGAPDHFVAVIKPGRILFEIGGVPMDVAKEALRLAAQKLPVKTKFVVARDFDINA